One Fusarium poae strain DAOMC 252244 chromosome 4, whole genome shotgun sequence DNA window includes the following coding sequences:
- a CDS encoding hypothetical protein (BUSCO:52474at5125) produces MMSSTNDEDPFVQVQQDVLNQMANTRPLFASYLRIRSLSTNASSPELASARSDLEAALSSLADDLADLIASVQAVESNPLQFGLSEHEVTRRKRLVQEVGGEIDDMHDELAKKMDAGDLPDPNAFAIDGDHEDNYTEFEQQQQMEMMHEQDQHLDGVFQTVGNLRRQADDMGRELEEQREMLDQIDTDADRIGGRLATAAAV; encoded by the exons ATGATGTCCTCAACCAACGATGAGGACCCCTTCGTCCAGGTCCAGCA AGATGTCCTCAACCAGATGGCCAACACGCGCCCGCTGTTTGCTTCGTATCTTCGAATTCGCTCCCTTTCCACAAACGCCAGTTCCCCTGAACTTGCATCCGCACGCTCCGATCTCGAAGCCGCTTTATCATCCCTTGCCGACGACTTAGCCGACCTAATCGCCTCTGTCCAAGCCGTCGAATCCAATCCCTTGCAGTTTGGGCTGTCAGAGCATGAAGTTACGCGCCGGAAGCGCCTTGTGCAGGAAGTCGGAGGCGAGATTGATGATATGCACGATGAGCTTGCGAAGAAGATGGATGCGGGCGACCTACCTGACCCGAATGCGTTTGCCATTGATGGCGACCATGAGGACAACTACACCGAGtttgagcagcagcagcagatggAGATGATGCACGAGCAGGATCAACACCTCGACGGCGTGTTTCAAACAGTAGGAAACTTGCGCCGGCAGGCGGACGATATGGGAAGGGAACTGGAAGAGCAACGTGAAATGCTTGATCAAATAGACACTGATGCTGATCGCATCGGTGGACGATTGGCGACGG CAGCTGCTGTATAG
- a CDS encoding hypothetical protein (TransMembrane:1 (o558-575i)~BUSCO:15095at5125) yields the protein MRIMDDQNLVTPIPVKMIPEKPLPFNGDFSSPDEYIDELLKFVRTSETFQILCGGVHILDFFTIEPGLFHYAIPKEWHPFILSCGLMEFLDLLMRDDLDSLNYDGIQPPESFIEYVRTVRNLSLGRSFTPPTDKLPTLPRSVAIGMNVKKNHEVTNFADYLSRLSDDIREQYGNEISHYVDFGSGQNYLGRAMASEPYNRHVVAVEGRENNVNAAKGLDMSSGLAVKPKVMRNKKLWTKILEARGPDAQDDPEALAKAIRDVAGDEAFEFKPVKELEGEYTLEKGKGSVQYISGRLDSGELGEVIAQINNESDSEAEKKDLGLMAMSIHSCGNLSHFGIRSLVLNPDIRAVAIVGCCYNLMTEKLGPPTYKHAFLRPTLQAVNGRLVRESDKHDPQGFPMSQKFSTYQGDGVRLNITARMMACQAPQNWTEKESAGFFARHFYRAVLQKIFLDRGVVRKIRHGDSQRENRQADTASSAQDDSESPFDISTNPVIIGSLRKSCYGTFKSYVHGAVEKLTTNTEYKQYAEVMQEKMGDITDEEIERYEAQYLPRKKELCAIWSLMAFSAMAVESLIVSDRWTFLKEHDDLVRHAWVETVFDYGLSPRNLVVVGVKR from the exons ATGAGAATAAT GGACGATCAAAACTT GGTAACTCCTATACCAGTCAAAATGATACCGGAGAAACCATTGCCATTCAATGGTGATTTTTCGTCACCAGACGAATATATCGATGAGCTTCTCAAGTTTGTCAGAACCTCTGAAACCTTCCAAATCCTCTGCGGTGGTGTCCACATCCTCGACTTCTTTACTATTGAGCCTGGCCTCTTTCACTATGCCATCCCTAAAGAATGGCACCCTTTCATTCTCTCATGTGGTCTCATGGAATTTTTGGACCTTCTCATGCGCGATGATCTGGATAGCCTCAACTATGATGGCATACAGCCACCGGAGAGCTTCATAGAATACGTTCGAACAGTTCGAAATCTTTCGCTTGGCCGATCATTCACGCCACCCACAGACAAACTGCCTACTCTTCCCCGATCAGTAGCCATAGGCATGAATGTGAAGAAAAACCATGAAGTCACAAACTTTGCTGATTACCTTTCTCGGCTTTCGGACGACATTAGGGAGCAGTATGGGAACGAAATATCCCACTACGTCGACTTTGGAAGTGGCCAGAACTACCTTGGCCGAGCCATGGCAAGTGAGCCCTACAACCGGCACGTAGTGGCTGTCGAGGGACGAGAGAACAACGTAAATGCAGCAAAAGGTCTGGACATGTCCTCTGGACTGGCAGTCAAGCCCAAGGTTATGAGGAACAAGAAGCTATGGACAAAGATCCTGGAAGCACGAGGGCCTGATGCCCAAGACGACCCGGAAGCTTTGGCTAAGGCTATCCGCGACGTGGCAGGAGACGAAGCCTTTGAGTTCAAACCTGTCAAAGAACTCGAAGGAGAATATACTTTGGAAAAGGGCAAGGGGTCGGTTCAGTACATTTCAGGCCGTCTGGACAGTGGCGAGCTGGGTGAAGTAATCGCTCAAATCAACAACGAAAGCGATTCAGAAGCCGAAAAGAAGGATCTGGGCTTGATGGCCATGTCAATCCACTCTTGCGGAAACCTGTCGCACTTTGGGATCCGCTCTTTAGTTCTTAACCCAGATATCCGAGCTGTGGCTATCGTTGGATGCTGCTACAACCTGATGACTGAGAAACTTGGTCCACCTACATACAAACATGCCTTCTTGCGACCGACTCTTCAAGCTGTTAACGGCCGACTCGTTCGAGAATCGGACAAGCATGACCCGCAGGGATTTCCCATGAGCCAGAAGTTCTCAACATATCAGGGAGACGGCGTGCGACTCAATATCACGGCTCGTATGATGGCTTGCCAGGCGCCACAAAACTGGACCGAGAAGGAAAGCGCAGGATTCTTCGCCCGGCATTTCTACAGAGCAGTTTTGCAAAAGATCTTCCTTGACCGAGGAGTGGTAAGAAAGATCCGGCATGGGGATAGCCAGAGGGAAAACCGACAAGCAGACACTGCATCATCCGCTCAGGATGATAGCGAAAGTCCCTTCGACATCAGTACCAATCCTGTAATTATTGGATCGCTGCGGAAGAGTTGCTATGGAACGTTCAAATCTTATGTCCACGGAGCAGTTGAGAAACTCACAACCAACACTGAATACAAGCAGTACGCGGAAGTTATGCAGGAGAAGATGGGCGATATAACAGACGAAGAGATCGAACGGTATGAGGCCCAGTATCTGCCACGAAAGAAGGAGTTGTGCGCTATTTGGAGTCTCATGGCTTTCAGCGCTATGGCGGTCGAATCACTCATCGTGTCGGACCGGTGGACATTTCTCAAAGAACACGACGATCTTGTTCGTCACGCGTGGGTCGAAACGGTGTTTGACTATGGACTGAGTCCAAGAAACCTGGTTGTCGTAGGAGTTAAGCGATAG
- a CDS encoding hypothetical protein (BUSCO:29444at5125), translating into MTFSSPSKVLSSPAKRNQLLSSPERNIAASFLLDTRNNELSHRDALAAAQLEHERVRQAAIRVYELHELQEEHKRILAEERKEEERLRAEAAVVAEERRLRELKAKTVPKLPPEPAPQPASPAKQEPAKMNGGATPVSNSKQPEASTTPATEAKKPAQPAAPSASTTGPFTQNKQSNPFGTTQPSSRSPFQNPNAAVTQPASAPAATKTTPQPVSKPATSASQPVQAKPAASVDRYAQIHQELKKLRRDLQAQSKVAGSPLKGKLGAARREIRVAIGQLTAGKGANNQPINKITGALKEALEGRIPSPPIDVSAFVVDKREPVEGSANNDTTLPSLFIYLINICAKGIVNQFINEGGANPKAADPVGVFAAHIFSAKEFQWRGLSLIDILMAKYRMVCPVLFGYRGNDKTERGRVAIGWKKDGPSWITEQSHNDRMTGLGAGFASLSLRDFSRSSKKNPYPPTNYWKALAYIVNSPPNETSNTQYVVLRSMIQGHEQRFLNFYGNAALAALRLALVEFPKKAPQNASAAGSLAALADVLKSESGLILV; encoded by the exons ATGACCTTCTCTTCGCCTTCCAAGGTCTTATCTTCGCCTGCCAAGAGGAATCAATTGCTCTCAAGTCCAGAACGAAACATCGCTGCATCCTTCCTCCTCGATACCCGAAATAATGAGCTTAGTCACCGGGACGCTCTGGCGGCAGCGCAACTAGAACACGAGCGCGTGCGTCAAGCAGCGATACGAGTCTACGAGCTCCATGAGCTGCAAGAAGAGCACAAGCGCATACTCGCCGAAGAGCGcaaagaggaggagagatTAAGAGCTGAGGCCGCTGTGGTCGCGGAGGAGAGACGGCTTCGGGAACTCAAGGCAAAGACGGTTCCCAAGTTACCACCAGAGCCAGCGCCCCAACCAGCATCGCCAGCCAAGCAAGAGCCTGCGAAAATGAATGGCGGCGCAACTCCTGTCAGCAATTCAAAACAACCTGAAGCTTCGACAACGCCCGCCACCGAAGCAAAGAAGCCTGCTCAGCCTGCAGCTCCATCAGCTTCTACCACTGGGCCTTTCACTCAGAACAAACAGAGTAATCCATTTGGTACAACACAGCCATCTTCTCGGAGTCCATTTCAAAACCCAAATGCAGCGGTGACACAGCCTGCAAGTGCACCTGCCGCCACTAAAACCACCCCTCAACCCGTCTCTAAGCCTGCCACATCAGCCTCACAGCCTGTGCAGGCCAAGCCAGCTGCCAGCGTCGACCGCTATGCTCAGATCCACCAAGAGTTGAAGAAATTGCGAAGGGACCTTCAGGCACAGTCAAAGGTTGCCGGCTCGCCCCTGAAGGGTAAGCTTGGTGCTGCTCGAAGAGAAATTCGAGTAGCTATTGGTCAACTAACAGCTGGAAAGGGAGCAAACAATCAACCT ATCAACAAAATCACAGGCGCGCTCAAAGAGGCTTTGGAGGGTCGGATCCCAAGTCCTCCCATCGATGTCAGTGCATTTGTGGTCGATAAGAGAGAGCCTGTCGAAGGCTCCGCAAATAATGATACTACTCTCCCTTCACTCTTCATATATCTTATCAACATCTGCGCCAAGGGTATTGTGAACCAGTTCATTAACGAAGGCGGCGCAAACCCTAAGGCTGCGGACCCTGTTGGTGTCTTTGCTGCACATATATTCTCGGCGAAAGAATTCCAATGGCGAGGTCTATCCTTGATCGATATCCTCATGGCCAAATATCGAATGGTTTGCCCTGTCTTATTTGGTTACAGGGGCAATGACAAGACAGAACGCGGCCGCGTCGCTATAGGATGGAAGAAGGATGGGCCGTCATGGATTACGGAACAAAGTCATAACGACAGAATGACTGGTTTAGGTGCTGGATTTGCTTCTTTGTCTCTAAGAGACTTCAGCAGGTCATCCAAGAAGAACCCTTATCCGCCAACAAACTACTGGAAGGCGCTCGCCTACATCGTCAACTCACCACCCAACGAGACATCAAACACCCAATATGTGGTATTGCGATCCATGATCCAAGGCCATGAGCAGCGCTTCCTCAACTTTTATGGGAATGCTGCGTTGGCAGCGTTACGGCTTGCACTCGTCGAATTTCCAAAGAAAGCACCCCAGAATGCCAGTGCAGCTGGCTCCCTGGCTGCACTAGCAGACGTACTCAAGAGCGAATCGGGGCTGATCCTAGTATAA